In Dioscorea cayenensis subsp. rotundata cultivar TDr96_F1 chromosome 11, TDr96_F1_v2_PseudoChromosome.rev07_lg8_w22 25.fasta, whole genome shotgun sequence, a single genomic region encodes these proteins:
- the LOC120271796 gene encoding transcription factor PIF3-like: MDHYVPDYELEDDGIYNQLPALSPIINGPILPSNEVDLLGLIWRKGNIEELDEQPLKVLIHELEMELWLHCENKRLEDNLARFETTCMDPMMSVVNYMVPSLEQPLPIMELSKEDHGMIDDGDNDDDDDDDDDDDQMLISVVRGKVYENSKELMAVVEDSTDNVAPPPVVVMAASDQASSSMSRGKKRKPVISEAPPSDPVPEVVDDESGEKEQRNGKTAPGKKTRAAAVHNLSERVDKASMLDEAIEYVKSLQNQVKAMSVKMNSMNSMKYTAAPGVPYYTPIGMNLTMMMGG, translated from the exons ATGGATCACTACGTTCCAGACTATGAATTGGAAGATGATGGTATTTACAACCAGCTTCCCGCTTTATCGCCCATTATCAACGGCCCGATCCTACCCTC GAATGAAGTGGACTTACTAGGATTGATATGGAGGAAAGGCAACATAGAAGAGCTGGACGAGCAGCCCCTGAAAGTCTTAATTCATGAGCTTGAGATGGAGTTATGGTTGCACTGTGAGAACAAGCGTCTTGAGGACAATCTTGCACGGTTCGAAACAACGTGCATGGATCCGATGATGTCGGTGGTGAACTATATGGTACCATCATTGGAGCAGCCTTTGCCGATAATGGAGTTATCGAAAGAGGATCATGGGATGATTGATGAtggtgataatgatgatgatgatgatgatgatgatgatgatgatcagaTGCTAATAAGTGTTGTACGTGGGAAGGTGTATGAGAATTCTAAGGAGTTGATGGCGGTGGTCGAGGACTCTACCGATAACGTTGCACCGCCGCCGGTGGTGGTGATGGCTGCTAGTGATCAAGCTAGTTCATCCATGAGTAGAGGAAAGAAACGGAAGCCTGTGATCAGTGAAGCTCCGCCGTCTGATCCTGTTCCTGAG gttgttgatgatgaatctGGAGAAAAAGAGCAAAGAAATGGCAAAACTGCACCTGGAAAAAAGACTAGAGCTGCTGCTGTTCACAATCTCTCTGAGAGA GTTGATAAAGCTTCCATGTTGGATGAGGCCATTGAATACGTTAAATCTCTTCAAAATCAAGTCAaa GCCATGTCTGTGAAAATGAACAGCATGAACTCAATGAAGTATACTGCTGCACCTGGAGTTCCTTACTACACTCCAATTGGAATGAATTTAACAATGATGATGGGGGGCTGA
- the LOC120271806 gene encoding tetraspanin-18-like: MESRLAFDFHKLPAPWFVCALMGFGVLMCLIAFIGHVAAEVISGCCLCFYAALVTILILFETGLVADLIYNKRWEADLPYDTTGELSRLSAFIEENLDIVKWAVMTVVIIQSLSLLLALVVRVMIPTRREYYDSDEDFLVLRRPLLNPQPIPTYAPHSVENPGHQPDMWSSRMRQKYGLSQSS; encoded by the exons ATGGAATCGAGATTGGCTTTTGATTTCCACAAGCTCCCGGCTCCATG GTTTGTGTGCGCTTTGATGGGATTTGGCGTTTTGATGTGTTTGATCGCTTTCATTGGACATGTTGCAGCTGAAGTAATTAGTGGTTGCTGCCTCTGTTTC TATGCTGCATTGGTAACCATACTTATTTTATTCGAAACTGGTTTGGTGGCTGACCTAATATACAACAAAAGATGGGAAGCG GACCTTCCATATGATACCACTGGAGAATTGTCAAGACTTTCtgcatttattgaagaaaatcTAGATATAGTTAAGTGGGCTGTCATGACTGTGGTTATTATTCAG TCACTTTCGCTTTTATTGGCGTTGGTTGTGAGGGTTATGATTCCAACAAGGAGAGAATACTATGATAGTGATGAAGATTTTCTTGTGCTTAGAAGACCACTGCTCAATCCACAGCCTATCCCAACATATGCTCCACACTCTGTTGAGAACCCTGGTCATCAACCAGACATGTGGAGTTCACGAATGCGGCAGAAG TATGGGTTAAGTCAAAGCAGCTAG
- the LOC120271942 gene encoding monothiol glutaredoxin-S10-like, which yields MAESCSLVRFRAALCPAFKPSPFDPLLSPIASFSLPSLLPSSPPSLRYQRRRGRRDGSLVVRSMSSSSASFGSRLEESVRKTVSENPVVIYSKTWCSYSMEVKSRLKRLGVQPLVIELDRLGPQGPQLQKMLERITGQFTVPNVFIGGKHIGGCSDTVKLYQKGELTAMLSELNISTNSLLKP from the exons ATGGCGGAGAGCTGCAGCCTTGTTCGCTTCCGCGCTGCCCTCTGCCCTGCCTTCAAGCCCTCTCCGTTCGATCCTCTCCTTTCTCCGATCGCCTCTTTCTCCCTTCCTTCTTTGCTTCCCTCCTCGCCTCCCTCGCTTCGGTATCAGCGTCGGAGAGGGAGGAGAGATGGATCTCTGGTTGTTCGTTCGATGTCCTCTTCGTCGGCTTCTTTTGGCTCGCGGTTGGAGGAATCCGTGAGGAAGACGGTCTCCGAGAACCCCGTCGTCATCTATTCCAAGACCTGGTGTTC GTATTCGATGGAGGTGAAGTCGCGGTTGAAGCGTCTTGGAGTGCAGCCTCTCGTCATCGAGTTGGATCGGCTTG GACCCCAAGGTCCACAGCTGCAGAAGATGTTGGAGCGGATCACGGGACAGTTCACTGTTCCTAATGTTTTTATTG GAGGCAAGCATATTGGTGGCTGCTCAG ATACTGTAAAACTTTACCAGAAAGGCGAGCTAACTGCTATGCTTTCAGAGCTAAATATTAGCACAAATAGTTTGCTGAAGCCTTAA
- the LOC120271926 gene encoding monothiol glutaredoxin-S10-like → MAESCSLVRFRAALCPAFKPSPFDPLLSPIASFSLPSLLPSSPPSLRYQRRRGRRDGSLVVRSMSSSSASFGSRLEESVRKTVSENPVVIYSKTWCSYSMEVKSRLKRLGVRPLVIELDRLGPQGPQLQKMLERITGQFTVPNVFIGGKHIGGCSDTVKLYQKGELTAMLSELNISTNSLLKP, encoded by the exons ATGGCGGAGAGCTGCAGCCTTGTTCGCTTCCGCGCTGCCCTCTGCCCTGCCTTCAAGCCCTCTCCGTTCGATCCTCTCCTTTCTCCGATCGCCTCTTTCTCCCTTCCTTCTTTGCTTCCCTCCTCGCCTCCCTCGCTTCGGTATCAGCGTCGGAGAGGGAGGAGAGATGGATCTCTGGTTGTTCGTTCGATGTCCTCTTCGTCGGCTTCTTTTGGCTCGCGGTTGGAGGAATCCGTGAGGAAGACGGTCTCCGAGAACCCCGTCGTCATCTATTCCAAGACCTGGTGTTC GTATTCGATGGAGGTGAAGTCGCGGTTGAAGCGTCTTGGAGTGCGGCCTCTCGTCATCGAGTTGGATCGGCTTG GACCCCAAGGTCCACAGCTGCAGAAGATGTTGGAGCGGATCACGGGACAGTTCACTGTTCCTAATGTTTTTATTG GAGGCAAGCATATTGGTGGCTGCTCAG ATACTGTAAAACTTTACCAGAAAGGCGAGCTAACTGCTATGCTTTCAGAGCTAAATATTAGCACAAATAGTTTGCTGAAGCCTTAA
- the LOC120271479 gene encoding tetraspanin-18-like, translating into MTVVIIQSLSLLLALVVRVMIPTRREYYDSDEDFLVLRRPLLNPQPILTYAPHSVENPGHQPDMWSSRMRQKYGLSQSS; encoded by the exons ATGACTGTGGTTATTATTCAG TCACTTTCGCTTTTATTGGCGTTGGTTGTGAGGGTTATGATTCCAACAAGGAGAGAATACTATGATAGTGATGAAGATTTTCTTGTGCTTAGAAGACCACTGCTCAATCCACAGCCTATCCTAACATATGCTCCACACTCTGTTGAGAACCCTGGTCATCAACCAGACATGTGGAGTTCACGAATGCGGCAGAAG TATGGGTTAAGTCAAAGCAGCTAG